Within the Herbaspirillum sp. RTI4 genome, the region CCGTACGAAGGCGGCGATCTGGCCGCTAAACCGGCACGCCGTAACGCGACCACAAAATAAAATTTATTCCCACTTCTATTACCTCAACGCCCGCAAGGAAACGCATGTCCACCACGCTCTCCCCCTCCCTGCAACGCTTCATCGAAGGCATGCCGAAAATCGAATTGCATCTGCATATCGAAGGCACGCTGGAGCCGGAATTGATGTTCGCGCTGGCTCAACGCAATCAAGTCGCCCTGCCTTACGCTTCGGTAGAAGCACTGCGCGCCGCCTACGCTTTCGACAGCCTGCAATCCTTCCTCGACCTGTATTACGCGGGTGCGGCCGTGCTGCTGACCGAACAGGATTTTTACGATATGACCGCTGCCTACATCGCCCGCGCCCGCGCCGACAAGGTGTGCCGCAGCGAAATTTTTTTCGATCCGCAAACCCATACCGAGCGCGGCGTTCCGATAGCAACGGTGTTTGCCGGCATCGCCCGCGCGCTGCGCGAAGCGCGTGAGCAACATGGTTTCGGCAGCGCGATGATCATGTCTTTCCTGCGCCATCTGCCCGAGGAAGACGCCTTCGCCACGCTGGAAGCGGCCTTGCCGCTGCGCGAGCAATACCGCGATCTGTGGACAGGCATAGGACTGGACTCGGCCGAACGCGGCAATCCCCCTGAGAAATTCGCCCGCGTGTTTGCGCGCTGCAAGGAGCTCGATTTCCGGCTGGTGGCGCACGCGGGTGAAGAGGGTCCGGCGCAATACGTCCGTGATGCGCTTGATCTGTTGCAGGTGGAACGTATCGACCACGGCGTGCGCAGCGAAGAAGATCCGGCACTGATGGCACGGCTGGCGCAGCATGCCATTCCGCTGACGGTCTGTCCTTTATCGAATCTGAAATTGTGCGTGGTGGCCGATATGCGCCAGCACAATCTGGCGCGCTTACTGGAAGCGGGTCTGGCAGTGACGGTCAACTCCGACGACCCGGCGTATTTTGGCGGCTACATGAATGCCAATTTTCTGGCAGTGGCCGAGGCACTGACGCTCAAGCGCGAACAGATCGTGACGCTGGCGCGCAATGCCATTGCGGCCAGTTTTGTTGATGCAGAAGAACGAGGGAAATTGTCGGCAGAACTGGATGCCTACTGCCTTGCGCAGACGGCGTAATTCATTTGCTTAAGTAGGAGGCGCAGTAGGAGGAGCGGTAGGTGGTGCGGCTGGGAGAGACCAGCACCACCATACTGCCCTTTATAACGGCAGCATCAGCTAAAACGCCGCACCGCATCCAGCGCCAGTCCGGCGCCGATGCTGCCAAACAGATCGCCTTCCACCTGCCGCGCCTGCGGCACCACGGCGGCAATGCGCTGCCGCAGCAAAGACACACCACTGGAACCACCAGTAAAAAACACAGAATCAATCTGATCGGCTGCTACACCGGCGTCGCTCAGCAAGCGCACGACGGTGTTTTCCACATTCGAAATCAGTGGCGCGATGCTGGTGTGAAACTGCTCTCGGCTCAGATGAATCATTTCCGGCGGCGTCAGGCGATCCAGCGATAGCTGAGCGGTCGGGGAATCGGAAAGCACAATCTTCCCGGCCTCCACCTGCAAGGCCAGCCAGTGACCGGCACGTTGTTCGACCAGATCAATCAGACGCGCAAACTTGTCGCGCTCGCGCACTTCGCGGTAGACGTCTTTTAACTGCTCCGCCGCTTTGCGGGTGTAGGCCAGATTGATCGTGTGCCAGGTGGCGAGATTAAAGTACGGCGCGGACGGTACTTCCGTGCCGTTGAGCAGCAAGCCGCCCAGTCCCAGTCCCGGCATGACAGCGGCCAGACTCAGGTATTTATCGAAATCAGTACCGCCGATATGCACCCCGCCGGTAGCCAGAATATCGCTGCGCCGATCGGCCTTGCGCGCGCGCGCGGGCGACAAACGCACCAGCGAAAAGTCGGAGGTGCCACCGCCGATATCGACGATCAGCGCCAGTTCTTCACGGTCAATGGTGGATTCGTAATCGAAGGCGGCGGCAATCGGTTCGTATTGGAAAGCAATGTCGGTGAAACCGGCCGACAGCGCGATTTCGGCCAGCGTGTCCTGCGCCTGTTTATCGGCAGCGGCGTTATCGTCGATAAAAAATACCGGGCGTCCGAACACGGCTTGCGTGAATTCGCGACCAGCAGCCTGTTCGGCACGGCGCTTGAGTTCGCCGATGAATTTTCCTAGCAAGTCGCGGAACGGCAGGGCTTGTCCGCCGACTTCGGTCTGGCCGTCGATGAGCCCCGAACCGAGCAGACTTTTCAGAGACCGCATGAGACGGCCTTCGTAGCCGGCGAGGTATTCGGTCAGCGCGGCGCGGCCGTAACTGAACTGCTCTTCGTCGGCGTTGTAAAACACCACGGAGGGAATCGTGGATTTGCCGTCTTCCAGCGGCAGCAGGGCGTGTTGCCCCGGCCGTTGCCAGCCGACGGTGGAATTGGAAGTGCCAAAATCGACGCCGCAAGCATGAGCCATTGCTATCTTTCAGACTGGACAACGCGCAATGATAACGGAACATCGTAGCGCACGGGTTTTCACCTGAAAACCGGTGTTGCAGCTTATACAAGTACCTTGCTGTGCCATCCTGAACACCACAGCGATTGTCGCGTGTCGCGGCAATAGTGTGTTTGCGCCAGACCGGCTTACAGCCGGATCCTTCGATACGGAGCGATGCTCCTACTCAGGACGAACGGTAGAAAATATGGTCGGGTGGCGGGTGGCGGGTGGCGGATGTCGGGTGTCGGGTGTCGGGTGGCGGGTGGCGGGTGGCGGGTGGCGGGTGGCGGGTGACGGGTGTCAGGTGTCAGGTGTCGGGTGGCGGGTGGCGGGTGGCGGGTATCGGGTATCGGGTATCGGGTATCGGGTATCGGGTATCGGGTATCGGGTATCGGGTATCGGGTATCGGGTATCGGGCATCGGGCATCGGGCATCGGGCATCGGGCATCGGGCATCGGGCATCGGGCATCGGGCATCGGGCATCGGGCATCGGGCATCGGGCATCGGGCATCGGGCATCGGGCATCGGGCATCGGGCATCGGGCATCGGGCATCGGGCATCGGGCATCGGGCATCGGGCATCGGGCATCGGGCATCGGGCATCGGGCATCGGGCATCGGGCATCGGGCATCGGGCATCGGGCATCGGGCATCGGGTGGCGGGTGGCGGGTGGCGGGTGTCGGGTGTCGGGTGTCGGGTGTCGGGTGTCGGGTGTCGGGTGTCGGGTGGCGGGTGGCGGGTGGCGGGTGGCGGGTGGCGGGTGGCGGGTGGCGGGTGGCGGGTGGCGGGTGGCGGGTGGCGGGTGGCGGGTGGCGGGTGTCGGGTGACGGGTGACGGGTGACGGGTGACGGGTGACGGGTGACGGGTGACGGGTGACGGGTGGCGGGTGGCGGGTGGCGGGTGGCGGGTGACGGGTGGTAGGTTGAGGCGGTAGATGGCAGCACTCATTTCCCGTTCGTCCTGAGTAGGGACGTAGTCCCGTATCGAAGGATCCGGCTGCAAGCCGGTCGGACAACACCCCCACCTGCCGGCCCGGGTTTAAAGCGACGCCCACAAGTATCACCTCCCCCGAAAAAAGCGCCCCTTACTCTCCTTTTGCCCCTGCCTCATACCACTCGCCCAGCACGCGTCGGTCTTCATCGCTAAGATGGGTCAGGTTGCCCAGCGGCATGCTTTTTTGCACCACCACCTGCTGATAAATCATTTGCGCATGCTGCAATATCGCCGCCTTGTCTTCCAGCACCACACCCTTGCCCGGCACCGGCATCATGCTCGGTTTGGCGGCATGGCATTGCAGGCAGTGACCGGCAATGATGGCTTGCACCGTGGCGAAGCTGACTTCCCCCTGCGCCGGAGCCGCCGTCGCAGCAGGTGGTTGCGGGGCAATCCAGACCGCTACCGCGACCAGCACCACCACGGCCGCAATCGGATACCCCGGTTTGAAGATGCCCTTATGGCGCAACACAAAAAACTGCCGCACCAGCACACCCGCCAGCATGATCGCCAGCAGCACCACCCAGTTATGCGGCGCGGCGTAAGTCATGCTGTAGTGGTTCGACAGCATCGCAAACAGCACCGGCAGGGTGAAATACGTGTTGTGCACACTGCGCTGCTTGCCGCGCTTGCCGTGGATAGGGTCGGGCGCATTGCCGGCACGCATGGAAGCCACCATTTTGCGTTGCCCGGGAATGATCCAGAAAAACACATTGCCGCTCATGATGGTGGCCAGCGTCGCGCCCATCAACAGGAATGCAGCGCGACCGGCGAACAGATGGCATGCCAGCCAGGCACCGGCCGCCACCAGCACTACCAGCAACACGCCGACGATCCTATCGCCGTGCCTGCGGTCGCCGAACACGCGGCATACGGCGTCATACAGCAGCCATCCGGCCGCCAGAAACCCCAGCGCAGCAGCAACTGCGGTCGAGGCCGCCATCGGCATGACGCCGGGATCGACCAGAAAGGTCTTGGCATTGAACAAATACAGCACGGAAAACAAGGCAAAGCCCGATAACCAGGTGCTATAGGCTTCCCAGAAAAACCAGTGCAGATGCGCCGGCAGCTTCTTCGGTGCCAGCAGATATTTCTGCGGATTGTAAAAACCGCCGCCATGCACCGCCCACAATTCACCGCCCACGCCCTTGGCTTTCAAGGCAGGGTCTTCCGGCGGCAGCAAACTATTGTCGAGCCAGACGAAGTAAAACGATGAGCCGATCCAGGCGATTGCCGTGATCACATGCAACCAGCGCAACAGCAAATTCAACCAATCGAAAATATAGGCTTCCAGCATTTCTTTCTCTCCCCAGCGTGGCGGCGCGTGCCGCTCAACAATTTTTGGTCAAAACCACAACAATAGTTAAGAACCTCTGACTAAATTACTGCGCAATGCAATCCCAGACATCCTTTAATAACAAATTTCCAGCATTATTGTCGACAATATTTTATTTTTAATTCACAATTTGCCATCCAATTCTTCTCACTCCTCTTATCTCTATGTCCCGCATCCCTGTCCCCGAAGAAAAATCACCTAAGTCCAGCGTCACGGAAGAGCACATGTATCAGGACGTCTACGACGCCATCATGGAACACCGTTTGCCGCCCGGGACCAAACTGACAGAGCAGGTCTTGTGCCAGATCTACAGTACCGCGCGCCACACGGTGCGCAAAGTGCTCACGCGCCTTTCCACCGAAGGTCTGGTCGACCTGGAAGCCAATCGCGGCGCGTTCATTGCCAGCCCTTCCAGCCAGGAAGCGAAAGACATGTTTGAGATGCGCAACATTCTGGAACATGCGGCGCTGGCCAAAGTCGCCAGCCATGCCGGCACCCGACAACTGGCGGCGCTGCGCAAGCTGGTCAACGAAGAACGCGCAGCGCATCAGCGCGGCGACCGCCCGACGTGGATACGACTGTCGGCGCGCTTCCATCTGGAACTGGCGATGCTGACCGACAACGCGCTGCTGGTCGACGCCCTGCATCGGCTGGTATCGCGCACCACCCTGCTGATCGCCAACATCGACGCGCCCGGACAAAACGCCTGCTCCTTCGACGAACACGACGACGTTCTCAGCGCGCTGGAAAAAGGCGACCTCGCACAAGCCCAGCATCACATGGCACACCATTTGCAGCATTGTGAAGAACGCGTACAGCCGGAAGCCAGCGAAGGCTTCGACCTGCGCAATGTCCTGGGGAAATCCATATCGTGAATGCCAAACTGCCTGAGCCTTATCCGCGTGAGCCTTATCCGCGTGACCCTTATCCGCGTGACCTGATCGGCTACGGTCGCCGTCCACCGCATGCGCGCTGGCCGCGCAGCGCCCGCATCGCGGTGCAGTTCGTCCTCAATTACGAAGAAGGCGGCGAAAGCAATGTGCTGCACGGCGACGCCGGTTCCGAACAGTTTTTGTCGGACATCATCGGCGCGGCCTCCTACCCGGCGCGGCACATGTCGCTGGAATCGCTGTACGAATACGGATCGCGGGCGGGCGTCTGGCGCATCCTGCGCGAATTTGAAAAACGCAACCTGCCGCTAACCGTCTTCGGCGTTGCCATGGCCTTGCAGCGTCATCCCGATTTAGCGCAAGCCTGCGGCGAACTCGGCCATGAAATCGCCTGCCACGGCTGGCGTTGGCTGCATTATCAGGAAGTCGATATCGACACCGAGCGCGAACACATGCGCATCGGCGTGGAAACTCTGCGCCAACTGACCGGCACCGCGCCGCTCGGCTGGTACACCGGACGCGATTCG harbors:
- a CDS encoding adenosine deaminase, encoding MSTTLSPSLQRFIEGMPKIELHLHIEGTLEPELMFALAQRNQVALPYASVEALRAAYAFDSLQSFLDLYYAGAAVLLTEQDFYDMTAAYIARARADKVCRSEIFFDPQTHTERGVPIATVFAGIARALREAREQHGFGSAMIMSFLRHLPEEDAFATLEAALPLREQYRDLWTGIGLDSAERGNPPEKFARVFARCKELDFRLVAHAGEEGPAQYVRDALDLLQVERIDHGVRSEEDPALMARLAQHAIPLTVCPLSNLKLCVVADMRQHNLARLLEAGLAVTVNSDDPAYFGGYMNANFLAVAEALTLKREQIVTLARNAIAASFVDAEERGKLSAELDAYCLAQTA
- a CDS encoding Hsp70 family protein, which codes for MAHACGVDFGTSNSTVGWQRPGQHALLPLEDGKSTIPSVVFYNADEEQFSYGRAALTEYLAGYEGRLMRSLKSLLGSGLIDGQTEVGGQALPFRDLLGKFIGELKRRAEQAAGREFTQAVFGRPVFFIDDNAAADKQAQDTLAEIALSAGFTDIAFQYEPIAAAFDYESTIDREELALIVDIGGGTSDFSLVRLSPARARKADRRSDILATGGVHIGGTDFDKYLSLAAVMPGLGLGGLLLNGTEVPSAPYFNLATWHTINLAYTRKAAEQLKDVYREVRERDKFARLIDLVEQRAGHWLALQVEAGKIVLSDSPTAQLSLDRLTPPEMIHLSREQFHTSIAPLISNVENTVVRLLSDAGVAADQIDSVFFTGGSSGVSLLRQRIAAVVPQARQVEGDLFGSIGAGLALDAVRRFS
- a CDS encoding urate hydroxylase PuuD encodes the protein MEAYIFDWLNLLLRWLHVITAIAWIGSSFYFVWLDNSLLPPEDPALKAKGVGGELWAVHGGGFYNPQKYLLAPKKLPAHLHWFFWEAYSTWLSGFALFSVLYLFNAKTFLVDPGVMPMAASTAVAAALGFLAAGWLLYDAVCRVFGDRRHGDRIVGVLLVVLVAAGAWLACHLFAGRAAFLLMGATLATIMSGNVFFWIIPGQRKMVASMRAGNAPDPIHGKRGKQRSVHNTYFTLPVLFAMLSNHYSMTYAAPHNWVVLLAIMLAGVLVRQFFVLRHKGIFKPGYPIAAVVVLVAVAVWIAPQPPAATAAPAQGEVSFATVQAIIAGHCLQCHAAKPSMMPVPGKGVVLEDKAAILQHAQMIYQQVVVQKSMPLGNLTHLSDEDRRVLGEWYEAGAKGE
- a CDS encoding GntR family transcriptional regulator, with product MSRIPVPEEKSPKSSVTEEHMYQDVYDAIMEHRLPPGTKLTEQVLCQIYSTARHTVRKVLTRLSTEGLVDLEANRGAFIASPSSQEAKDMFEMRNILEHAALAKVASHAGTRQLAALRKLVNEERAAHQRGDRPTWIRLSARFHLELAMLTDNALLVDALHRLVSRTTLLIANIDAPGQNACSFDEHDDVLSALEKGDLAQAQHHMAHHLQHCEERVQPEASEGFDLRNVLGKSIS
- the puuE gene encoding allantoinase PuuE, which codes for MNAKLPEPYPREPYPRDPYPRDLIGYGRRPPHARWPRSARIAVQFVLNYEEGGESNVLHGDAGSEQFLSDIIGAASYPARHMSLESLYEYGSRAGVWRILREFEKRNLPLTVFGVAMALQRHPDLAQACGELGHEIACHGWRWLHYQEVDIDTEREHMRIGVETLRQLTGTAPLGWYTGRDSPHTRQLLVEHGGFIYDSDYYGDDLPLWTEVQLSDGSRHPHLIVPYALDSNDMRFASPQGFNTADHFYAYLKDSFDVLYEEGDPQGLNAPKMLSVGMHCRLLGRPGRFRALQRFLDYLETKEHVWICRRIDIARHWHAYHPYRPDGI